Proteins encoded in a region of the Oscillospiraceae bacterium MB24-C1 genome:
- the ligA gene encoding NAD-dependent DNA ligase LigA has product MQRTEAERRANELRRQIEYHNIQYHFYDNPEIEDFEYDALTRELKAIEAEFPELVTPDSPTQKIGAATLGVKNTFAPVPHAVQMGSLQDVFSTDEVRDFDRRVREKIDTPAYVVEPKIDGLSVSLEYRDGEFVRGSTRGDGFVGEDVTENLRTIKSIPKKLPEPLPFLEVRGEVYMPLESFAQVVAQQELNDERPFKNPRNAAAGSLRQKDPRVTAKRMLDILVFNIQQIEGKTLTNHAESLAFLKAQGFHMIKAQEPVADIEMVLKSIESIGESRGKNPYDIDGAVVKVNSFTDRETLGKTAKFPRWAVAYKYPPEEKATTLLGIEVKVGRTGVLTPTAVFEPITLAGTTVSRAVLHNQDFIDEKQIAVGDVVLVRKAGEIIPEVLSVIEHKGAAVYKLPESCPSCGHPVSKDGDDAAVRCRNLACPAQLLRNLIHFASRDAMDIEGLGQAVVELLVSNELIASPVDIYRLKAEQIKGLERMGDKSAANLVAAIEKSKQNDLSKLLFGLGIRNIGQKAAQLLARRFGDMQTLMAATREQLTAIDTFGDIMAISLLDFFAQTENQEMIEQLDVLGVNMKSLQAPVADKLLGLTFVLTGTLPTLSRNEATTMLEAQGAKVSGSVSKKTSYVVAGEEAGSKLTKAQSLGIPVLDEAGLLELLNQ; this is encoded by the coding sequence ATGCAACGCACTGAGGCTGAGCGGCGCGCAAATGAGCTGCGCAGACAGATAGAGTATCACAATATCCAATATCATTTTTATGACAACCCTGAAATTGAAGATTTTGAATACGACGCACTTACCCGCGAGCTGAAAGCGATAGAGGCTGAATTTCCGGAGCTGGTTACGCCGGATTCGCCTACGCAGAAGATCGGTGCGGCGACGCTGGGGGTGAAAAATACCTTTGCGCCGGTGCCCCACGCCGTGCAGATGGGCTCGTTACAGGATGTATTTTCTACTGACGAAGTTCGAGATTTTGACCGCCGTGTGCGTGAGAAAATTGATACGCCTGCATATGTGGTGGAGCCTAAGATCGACGGGCTTTCGGTGTCGCTGGAATATCGCGACGGCGAGTTTGTGCGTGGTTCCACACGTGGGGACGGCTTTGTTGGCGAGGATGTTACCGAAAACCTGCGCACGATAAAATCTATCCCGAAAAAATTGCCTGAGCCGTTACCGTTTCTAGAGGTACGTGGCGAGGTGTATATGCCGCTTGAAAGCTTTGCACAGGTGGTGGCACAGCAGGAGCTAAACGATGAGCGGCCGTTTAAAAACCCGCGCAATGCGGCGGCAGGTTCGCTGCGGCAGAAGGACCCCCGCGTGACCGCTAAACGCATGCTGGACATTCTTGTGTTCAACATCCAGCAGATTGAGGGCAAAACACTGACTAACCACGCCGAATCGCTGGCGTTTTTAAAGGCGCAGGGATTTCATATGATTAAGGCGCAAGAACCGGTCGCTGATATTGAAATGGTGCTAAAATCCATTGAAAGCATCGGTGAAAGCCGTGGTAAAAACCCCTATGATATCGATGGCGCTGTTGTAAAAGTCAATAGCTTTACAGACCGAGAAACCCTTGGTAAAACCGCAAAATTTCCGCGCTGGGCGGTCGCATATAAATATCCGCCCGAAGAAAAAGCGACCACGCTCTTAGGCATCGAGGTCAAGGTTGGTCGCACCGGCGTACTGACCCCGACTGCCGTGTTTGAGCCGATTACGCTGGCGGGCACCACCGTTTCCCGCGCGGTGCTGCATAATCAGGATTTCATCGACGAAAAGCAGATCGCTGTCGGCGATGTTGTACTGGTGCGCAAGGCGGGGGAGATCATCCCTGAGGTGCTCTCGGTTATCGAACACAAGGGTGCGGCGGTCTACAAGCTGCCAGAAAGCTGCCCATCCTGCGGACATCCTGTCTCAAAGGACGGAGATGACGCCGCAGTTCGCTGCCGCAATTTGGCATGTCCGGCGCAGCTTTTGCGCAATCTCATTCATTTTGCCTCGCGTGATGCAATGGATATCGAAGGGCTTGGACAAGCCGTTGTTGAGCTGTTGGTTTCTAATGAGCTGATTGCCTCTCCGGTGGATATTTATCGCCTGAAGGCTGAACAGATTAAAGGTTTAGAGCGCATGGGTGACAAAAGCGCCGCCAACCTTGTAGCCGCCATCGAGAAGTCAAAGCAAAACGACCTCTCAAAGCTGCTGTTTGGTCTTGGTATCCGCAACATCGGCCAAAAGGCAGCGCAACTTCTGGCACGGCGCTTTGGCGACATGCAAACGCTGATGGCAGCCACCCGTGAACAGCTTACCGCGATCGATACCTTCGGTGACATTATGGCGATCAGCCTCCTGGACTTTTTTGCCCAGACGGAAAATCAAGAGATGATCGAACAGCTCGATGTGCTTGGAGTTAACATGAAAAGCCTGCAAGCGCCGGTTGCCGACAAGCTTTTGGGTCTGACTTTTGTGCTGACCGGCACGCTGCCGACCCTCTCGCGCAATGAGGCGACTACCATGCTTGAAGCGCAGGGCGCTAAAGTTTCTGGCAGCGTCTCAAAGAAGACCAGCTACGTCGTCGCGGGCGAGGAGGCGGGCAGCAAATTGACCAAGGCGCAATCGCTCGGTATTCCGGTACTCGATGAGGCCGGCTTACTTGAACTTTTAAATCAATAA
- the gatA gene encoding Asp-tRNA(Asn)/Glu-tRNA(Gln) amidotransferase subunit GatA yields the protein MLYQKSAAELSAMLNKGECSAVELAVSVLSRIDETEDQVGAYVTVCREEALAKALEVDKKRAQGQTLSPLAGIPVAIKDNICTKGVLTTCSSKMLYNFKPPYNAAVIEKLAACDIVMPGKLNMDEFAMGSSCENSAIKITRNPHDLTRVPGGSSGGSAAAVASGEAVLALGSDTGGSIRQPASCCGIVGLKPTYGSVSRYGLIAFASSLDQIGPMARTVEDAALLYSAICGHDKRDATSTHREYPDFTKLMNKGVKGLRIGIPKEYFGAGVTDEVKHAVMGAVAALEAEGATVKEISLPSTDAALAAYYIISSAEASSNLARFDGVKYGYRAEKIENLIDLYEASRSEGFGDEVKRRIMLGTFVLSSGFFDAYYKRAKVLQQQIAGEFAQAFESCDVIATPTSPFTAFKLGENVDDPLKMYAADICTITVNIASLPAMSIPCGTGADGMPIGLQLIGPRFSEEMLFNTAHHYEKLVGGFNKIPVIG from the coding sequence ATGCTGTATCAGAAATCAGCCGCCGAACTTTCCGCGATGCTCAATAAAGGCGAATGCAGCGCGGTGGAGTTGGCCGTGTCGGTGCTTTCTCGCATCGACGAGACTGAAGATCAGGTTGGCGCGTATGTCACGGTTTGCCGTGAAGAAGCACTGGCCAAGGCGCTTGAAGTGGACAAAAAACGTGCACAGGGTCAGACACTTTCGCCGCTGGCAGGTATCCCAGTCGCCATCAAGGACAACATCTGCACCAAGGGCGTGTTGACCACTTGCTCATCTAAAATGCTTTATAATTTTAAGCCACCTTATAATGCGGCGGTCATCGAAAAGCTAGCTGCGTGCGATATTGTCATGCCCGGCAAGCTTAACATGGACGAATTTGCGATGGGCTCCTCCTGTGAGAATAGCGCAATTAAAATAACCCGCAACCCCCACGACCTTACTCGCGTGCCGGGCGGTTCCTCGGGTGGTTCGGCTGCTGCCGTTGCCTCGGGCGAGGCGGTTCTGGCGCTCGGTTCCGACACCGGCGGCTCTATTCGTCAGCCCGCTAGCTGTTGCGGCATTGTCGGCTTAAAGCCGACCTATGGCTCAGTTTCGCGTTATGGCCTAATTGCGTTTGCGTCGTCTTTAGATCAGATTGGCCCGATGGCGCGCACCGTCGAGGATGCTGCGCTGCTCTATTCGGCTATCTGTGGTCATGATAAGCGCGACGCGACGAGCACTCATCGCGAGTATCCCGACTTCACCAAGTTGATGAATAAGGGTGTCAAGGGCCTGCGTATCGGTATTCCGAAGGAGTACTTTGGTGCGGGCGTCACCGACGAGGTGAAGCATGCCGTTATGGGCGCTGTTGCAGCATTGGAAGCCGAGGGCGCGACTGTTAAGGAAATCAGCTTACCCTCCACCGATGCAGCGCTTGCCGCTTACTACATTATTTCTTCCGCCGAAGCGTCCTCCAATCTGGCGCGCTTCGACGGCGTCAAATATGGCTACCGTGCGGAGAAGATTGAGAACCTAATCGATCTGTATGAAGCATCCAGAAGCGAGGGCTTCGGCGACGAGGTCAAGCGCCGTATTATGTTGGGCACCTTCGTGCTGTCCTCCGGTTTTTTCGACGCTTACTACAAGCGTGCCAAGGTCTTGCAGCAGCAGATTGCCGGTGAGTTTGCGCAGGCATTTGAAAGCTGTGATGTGATTGCGACCCCGACTTCACCCTTCACAGCCTTTAAGTTGGGCGAAAACGTGGATGATCCGCTGAAAATGTACGCCGCTGATATCTGCACCATCACGGTGAATATCGCGTCTCTGCCGGCAATGTCGATTCCCTGCGGTACCGGTGCCGACGGTATGCCCATCGGCTTACAGCTCATCGGCCCGCGCTTCTCCGAGGAGATGCTCTTCAACACCGCACACCATTACGAGAAGCTTGTCGGCGGGTTTAACAAAATCCCCGTGATCGGTTAA
- the tsf gene encoding translation elongation factor Ts → MAFTAKDVAALRERTNCGMMDCKKALAASDGDMDKAIEFLREKGLAAAIKKSGRIAAEGVVFSTVDEEKKAGVVIEVNAETDFVAKNETFNGFVVDCAKIVLDQRPADVDALLACVGTDGLTVEQLVQEKVLTIGENIKVRRFAYMDGDLVSYVHGGGKIGVLVKFETNVADKPEFKEYAKDVAMQVAAINPTYLKKEDVPAEDVAKEKEILVIQAQEDPKNASKPKQVIEKMVEGRLNKKFYQDACLLEQPFVKDGSITVSQYTKDVAKQLGGNIEVVAFVRYEKGEGIEKKQDNFADEVASMVK, encoded by the coding sequence ATGGCTTTTACAGCAAAAGACGTAGCTGCGCTGCGTGAAAGAACCAACTGCGGCATGATGGACTGCAAAAAGGCGCTGGCTGCTTCCGACGGCGACATGGACAAGGCTATTGAATTTCTGCGTGAAAAAGGTCTGGCTGCTGCGATTAAAAAGTCCGGCAGAATCGCCGCTGAAGGCGTTGTATTTTCCACCGTTGACGAAGAGAAGAAAGCCGGTGTGGTGATCGAAGTCAATGCCGAGACCGACTTTGTAGCCAAGAATGAGACCTTTAACGGCTTTGTAGTCGATTGTGCCAAGATTGTGCTTGATCAGCGTCCCGCTGACGTTGACGCGCTGTTGGCTTGCGTTGGTACCGACGGTCTGACCGTTGAGCAGCTGGTTCAGGAGAAGGTGCTGACCATCGGCGAGAACATTAAGGTTCGTCGCTTTGCCTACATGGATGGCGACCTTGTCAGCTATGTCCATGGCGGTGGCAAGATTGGCGTTTTGGTTAAGTTTGAGACCAACGTCGCTGATAAACCTGAGTTCAAGGAGTATGCCAAGGACGTCGCGATGCAGGTTGCCGCTATCAACCCCACCTACCTGAAGAAGGAAGACGTACCCGCTGAGGATGTTGCTAAGGAGAAGGAAATTCTTGTTATTCAGGCTCAGGAAGATCCCAAGAATGCCAGCAAGCCCAAGCAGGTGATTGAGAAGATGGTTGAGGGTAGACTGAACAAGAAGTTCTATCAGGACGCTTGTCTGCTTGAGCAGCCCTTTGTTAAGGATGGCAGCATTACCGTTTCGCAGTACACCAAGGACGTTGCCAAGCAGCTGGGCGGTAACATCGAGGTCGTCGCTTTTGTCCGCTATGAAAAGGGCGAGGGTATTGAGAAAAAGCAGGATAACTTCGCTGACGAAGTTGCCAGCATGGTAAAGTAG
- a CDS encoding C45 family peptidase, with protein MFHGRFTGTHYEAGYKWGHLLLKKEKRLNHCPTFGLTADKYAFASECVKEYQAYFPEVLDEIQGIADGNEVPVETLHTLLFCMYCFEFDNKCTCFAFSTADEIIFARNSDFLVSLEKLYMNCLYRLGGGYAFNANTTAFVQMEDGVNQHGLAVGLTFVYPHMRKPGFNAGMLLRYLLEKCKTTAEAIDELHRLPIASAQTLTIADKSGKIAVVECNSKAIEVIRPRVGEQFVATANNFNSEKMHSYRNPGIDDWRSDERYKTAHYALAENKGRYTVTLAKDILSGKYGFMCQYNRKQNADTVWSVVYDLKRKQIWRVEGNPSRKSFKEDIRMKLD; from the coding sequence ATGTTTCATGGAAGATTCACCGGAACTCACTATGAAGCCGGATACAAATGGGGACACCTGCTGCTCAAAAAAGAAAAAAGGCTTAACCATTGCCCGACCTTTGGGCTGACAGCTGACAAATATGCCTTTGCCAGCGAATGCGTCAAAGAATATCAAGCTTATTTCCCCGAAGTTCTCGACGAAATTCAAGGCATTGCGGACGGCAACGAGGTGCCTGTGGAAACCCTTCACACGCTACTGTTCTGCATGTACTGCTTCGAGTTCGATAACAAATGCACTTGCTTTGCTTTCAGTACTGCTGACGAGATCATTTTTGCAAGAAACAGCGATTTTCTCGTGAGTCTTGAAAAGCTCTACATGAATTGCCTATATCGCCTCGGTGGAGGATACGCATTCAATGCAAATACAACTGCCTTTGTGCAAATGGAGGATGGTGTGAACCAACATGGTTTAGCGGTGGGCCTTACGTTTGTTTACCCGCATATGCGAAAGCCAGGTTTTAATGCTGGGATGTTACTGCGTTATCTTCTGGAGAAATGCAAGACAACCGCTGAAGCTATTGATGAACTACACAGGCTACCCATCGCATCAGCACAAACGCTGACCATTGCGGACAAAAGCGGCAAAATTGCCGTTGTGGAGTGCAATTCCAAGGCTATTGAAGTCATTCGGCCGCGCGTCGGGGAACAATTTGTTGCGACTGCTAATAACTTTAACTCTGAAAAAATGCATTCTTATCGCAATCCAGGAATCGATGACTGGCGTTCAGATGAGCGCTATAAAACTGCGCATTATGCATTGGCAGAAAATAAGGGTCGCTACACCGTCACTTTGGCAAAGGATATTCTGTCTGGAAAATATGGCTTCATGTGCCAATATAACCGCAAGCAAAACGCCGACACGGTCTGGTCTGTTGTCTACGATCTCAAGCGAAAGCAGATTTGGCGCGTAGAAGGCAATCCCTCGCGAAAATCCTTTAAGGAGGATATTCGGATGAAGTTGGATTAA
- the rpsB gene encoding 30S ribosomal protein S2 — protein sequence MAVVSMKQLLEAGVHFGHQTRRWNPKMAPYIFTERNGIYIIDLQKTVRMLEDAYSFVRDVAANGDTVLFVGTKKQAGESIREEAERAGIHYVNARWLGGMLTNFKTIRRRIERLNQLRQMEADGTFDRLPKKEVIKLNLEIEKLEKFLGGIKEMKKLPGALFIVDPRKERIAVSEARKLGIPIVAIVDTNCDPDEIDHIIPGNDDAIRAVKLISQTMANAYIEGRQGVDAPVEAAAE from the coding sequence ATGGCAGTCGTATCTATGAAGCAGCTTCTTGAAGCAGGTGTTCACTTTGGACATCAGACCCGTCGCTGGAACCCCAAAATGGCACCTTATATCTTCACCGAGAGAAATGGTATTTACATCATCGATCTGCAGAAGACCGTGAGAATGCTGGAGGATGCTTATTCTTTTGTTCGTGACGTAGCAGCCAACGGCGACACCGTTCTTTTTGTCGGCACCAAGAAGCAGGCTGGCGAAAGCATCCGTGAGGAAGCTGAGCGCGCAGGTATCCACTATGTTAACGCAAGATGGCTCGGCGGCATGCTCACCAACTTTAAGACCATTCGCCGCAGAATTGAGCGTCTTAACCAGCTGCGTCAGATGGAGGCCGACGGCACGTTTGACCGTCTCCCCAAGAAGGAAGTCATCAAGCTCAACCTCGAAATCGAGAAGCTTGAAAAGTTCCTTGGCGGCATCAAAGAAATGAAGAAGCTGCCCGGCGCGCTGTTCATTGTCGATCCCCGCAAGGAAAGAATTGCGGTTTCTGAAGCTAGAAAGCTCGGTATTCCGATCGTTGCGATCGTTGATACCAACTGCGATCCCGATGAAATCGACCACATCATCCCTGGCAACGACGACGCAATTCGCGCTGTCAAGCTGATTTCTCAGACCATGGCTAACGCTTACATCGAGGGCAGACAGGGCGTAGACGCTCCCGTCGAAGCTGCTGCTGAGTAA
- a CDS encoding YlmC/YmxH family sporulation protein: MFCRANDLRCKDVVNVKNGCRIGCVCDFEIDLSCARINALIIYGRWRLFGLLGRRKDIIIRWCDIQLIGEDTILVNFDMPSARRRGVRGR; this comes from the coding sequence GTGTTTTGCCGTGCGAACGATCTGCGCTGCAAGGATGTTGTTAACGTGAAAAACGGCTGCCGCATCGGTTGCGTCTGCGATTTTGAAATTGATCTTTCCTGCGCGCGCATCAATGCGCTAATTATATACGGGCGATGGCGTCTGTTTGGACTGCTTGGTAGGCGAAAAGATATTATCATTCGCTGGTGCGATATTCAGCTGATCGGCGAGGATACGATCTTGGTCAATTTTGACATGCCAAGTGCGCGCCGTCGAGGGGTGCGCGGACGTTAA
- a CDS encoding MurR/RpiR family transcriptional regulator codes for MRDVIDEMISIRDVLPKKQKLLCNYILLNHAKVGVMTVAELANNAGVGTTTVMRLLQILKYDSFSTFKKDVLNNSIMQEGSSYRNKKQTFSKTTKGMRQSTLSNVTEDIARSMENFLTSNNFEQFEKAIELFLAAEHIYVLGMRSSRVAALYFEFALNGFYSKVRQLSNEQEYLYDRLLQIGEGDVLLAISQWPCTKKTIDVANVCNQKHVPTVLITNTTINPIARFAEVVLDTNSVGNASEITPIIAMIEALVVELGRRTAPQSTENLESLEQLLKENNLIIWDQ; via the coding sequence ATGCGCGACGTTATAGATGAAATGATATCCATAAGGGATGTTCTTCCCAAAAAACAGAAACTGCTATGCAACTATATTCTTCTAAATCATGCAAAGGTGGGGGTCATGACGGTTGCAGAGCTTGCAAACAATGCGGGCGTAGGCACTACTACCGTTATGCGGTTGCTTCAAATTCTTAAATACGATTCTTTCAGTACCTTTAAAAAGGATGTATTGAATAATTCTATTATGCAGGAGGGTTCCTCCTATCGCAACAAAAAACAAACCTTTTCCAAAACGACAAAGGGTATGCGACAAAGCACCCTTTCGAATGTTACCGAAGACATCGCGAGAAGCATGGAAAATTTTTTGACATCTAATAATTTTGAACAGTTCGAAAAAGCAATTGAATTATTTTTAGCTGCAGAGCACATCTATGTGCTAGGCATGCGCTCCTCAAGGGTAGCAGCACTTTATTTCGAATTTGCACTCAATGGCTTTTATTCCAAAGTGCGCCAGTTAAGCAATGAGCAGGAGTACCTATACGACCGACTGCTACAAATTGGAGAGGGCGATGTGCTGTTGGCCATTTCGCAGTGGCCCTGCACTAAAAAAACAATTGATGTGGCTAACGTTTGTAATCAGAAGCATGTACCCACCGTGTTGATTACAAACACAACAATCAACCCCATTGCCCGCTTTGCGGAAGTGGTGCTGGATACCAATTCGGTTGGTAACGCGTCTGAGATTACACCGATCATCGCGATGATTGAGGCACTTGTAGTGGAATTAGGCAGACGTACAGCGCCGCAGTCCACCGAAAATCTCGAAAGCCTTGAACAACTGCTCAAAGAAAATAACCTTATTATCTGGGATCAATAA
- the gatC gene encoding Asp-tRNA(Asn)/Glu-tRNA(Gln) amidotransferase subunit GatC: MKIDINHIAKLARLKMDEQQAEKFARQMEGIIDMVDKLPAIEGVATGLDPENPMALRADVAVPSEAKRDDILANAPQVEAGCVVVPRIVE, encoded by the coding sequence ATGAAGATCGACATCAATCACATCGCAAAGCTTGCGCGTTTAAAAATGGACGAGCAGCAGGCGGAAAAGTTTGCCCGCCAGATGGAAGGAATCATCGACATGGTCGATAAACTCCCCGCCATTGAGGGTGTAGCAACCGGCCTTGATCCCGAGAATCCTATGGCGCTGCGCGCGGACGTCGCAGTACCGAGTGAGGCCAAGCGCGATGATATTCTGGCCAATGCGCCGCAGGTTGAAGCGGGCTGCGTGGTCGTTCCGAGAATCGTAGAATAG
- a CDS encoding DUF6282 family protein, which yields MNVNITAEAISLLEGAYDLHTHTIPSHVPRALDDMALLQEAAQYNMAGVMIKNHYEPTGARAALVNRLANLPNTKAYGGVVLNHPVGGLNPYAAESALKMGASLVWMPTRDAANCLLSGDMPGDFFKRPGISVLDEADRLLPVVYDIMDVVKKYNACLATGHVSTKESLLLCKEGCARGVKMIFTHPEWERTTASAQVQCTVADYGAKIEKNWYNIAEKNCTPAQMITNIRAVGCHRVYLATDRGQAGAEHPVEAMARFIQLLLENGFKASEIRDMIVKVPEELVCG from the coding sequence GTGAACGTAAATATTACCGCAGAGGCGATATCTCTTTTAGAAGGCGCTTATGACCTTCACACGCACACAATCCCCTCCCATGTTCCAAGAGCATTGGACGACATGGCATTGCTCCAAGAGGCAGCTCAATATAATATGGCAGGCGTGATGATCAAAAACCATTATGAGCCCACAGGTGCCAGAGCAGCGCTGGTCAACAGGCTAGCGAATCTTCCTAACACTAAAGCTTACGGTGGCGTCGTGCTTAACCACCCGGTCGGCGGGCTCAATCCCTATGCAGCCGAAAGCGCCTTAAAAATGGGCGCTTCCCTCGTATGGATGCCCACTCGAGACGCCGCAAACTGCCTGCTTTCAGGCGATATGCCAGGGGATTTTTTTAAGCGGCCGGGCATCTCTGTATTGGATGAGGCTGATAGGCTGCTGCCGGTGGTTTATGACATCATGGACGTTGTCAAAAAATATAATGCCTGCCTTGCGACGGGCCATGTTAGCACCAAAGAGTCGCTGCTGCTCTGCAAAGAAGGCTGCGCCAGAGGGGTAAAAATGATTTTTACTCATCCGGAATGGGAGAGAACAACAGCCTCTGCTCAAGTGCAATGTACAGTTGCAGATTATGGGGCCAAGATCGAAAAGAACTGGTATAACATCGCCGAAAAGAACTGTACCCCCGCACAAATGATAACCAATATCCGCGCGGTTGGCTGCCATAGGGTTTATCTCGCCACTGACCGGGGACAAGCGGGTGCCGAGCATCCAGTGGAGGCAATGGCACGTTTTATTCAGCTTTTGCTTGAAAATGGATTTAAAGCTTCAGAGATCCGAGATATGATTGTCAAGGTGCCTGAAGAACTTGTCTGCGGTTAA
- the gatB gene encoding Asp-tRNA(Asn)/Glu-tRNA(Gln) amidotransferase subunit GatB, translated as MRKDYEIVIGLEVHAELNTESKIFCPCKNQFGGEVNANCCPICTGMPGTLPTLNEEVVNSAIKMGHALNCTIHNICKQDRKNYFYPDLPKAYQISQFDVPLCETGWVEVMLDDAGTTKKIGVTRIHIEEDAGKLIHDDNFSGSLVDFNRCGVPLIEIVSEPDMRSSAEAKAYLDTIKSILQYLDISDCKMQEGSIRCDVNVSVRPVGSEKFGTRVEMKNVNSFSAAVRAIDYESARQIEVLEDGGHISQETRKWNDMIGESVVLRSKEDAQDYRYFPDPDLITIVVPETHVAELKASLPELPNARCKRYMTENKLPRFDANLLVENQDRGNLFDETIALSVPAKAVANWLNGDVARILGERNITLVDTKLTAKNLADMVAAIEKKTISNTAGKTVIEEIMFNDTTVEKVIADKGLAQISDTSALKATVAEVLAANEKAVGEYKAGKTNVLGFLVGQCMRATKGKGNPEMLKEMLVELIG; from the coding sequence ATGAGAAAAGATTATGAGATCGTCATTGGGCTGGAAGTCCATGCCGAGTTGAATACCGAAAGCAAAATTTTCTGCCCCTGCAAAAACCAGTTCGGCGGGGAAGTAAACGCCAACTGCTGCCCCATCTGCACCGGCATGCCAGGCACGCTGCCCACCTTGAACGAAGAGGTAGTCAATTCCGCAATCAAGATGGGTCATGCCCTCAACTGCACGATTCACAATATCTGCAAGCAGGATAGAAAGAACTATTTTTACCCAGACTTGCCCAAGGCGTACCAGATTTCGCAGTTTGATGTACCCTTGTGCGAAACCGGTTGGGTCGAGGTCATGCTCGACGACGCGGGCACCACTAAAAAGATTGGCGTCACACGTATCCATATCGAAGAGGATGCCGGAAAGCTGATCCACGATGATAACTTTTCCGGTTCGCTCGTCGATTTTAACCGCTGCGGCGTGCCGCTTATTGAGATTGTGTCCGAGCCGGACATGCGTTCCTCGGCAGAGGCCAAGGCCTATTTGGATACGATTAAGTCCATTCTGCAATACCTTGATATCTCTGACTGTAAAATGCAGGAGGGGTCGATTCGCTGCGACGTCAACGTCTCGGTTCGTCCTGTAGGTTCCGAGAAGTTCGGAACCCGCGTCGAGATGAAAAACGTCAACTCCTTCTCAGCAGCGGTTCGTGCCATCGACTACGAGTCGGCACGACAGATTGAGGTGCTGGAGGACGGCGGCCATATCTCGCAAGAGACCCGTAAGTGGAACGATATGATCGGCGAAAGCGTCGTGCTGCGCTCTAAAGAAGACGCACAGGACTACCGCTATTTCCCTGACCCCGACCTGATAACCATCGTCGTACCGGAAACGCATGTAGCAGAGCTGAAAGCGTCGCTGCCCGAACTGCCCAACGCCCGCTGCAAGCGCTATATGACGGAAAACAAGCTGCCGCGCTTTGACGCGAATCTGCTGGTAGAAAATCAGGACAGAGGCAACCTGTTTGATGAGACTATTGCGCTCAGTGTGCCTGCTAAGGCGGTTGCCAACTGGCTCAACGGCGACGTGGCCCGCATTTTGGGCGAACGCAACATCACGTTGGTAGACACCAAGCTGACGGCCAAAAACTTGGCGGATATGGTTGCTGCCATCGAGAAGAAAACGATCTCCAACACTGCGGGCAAAACCGTTATAGAGGAGATTATGTTTAACGACACCACCGTCGAAAAGGTAATTGCTGACAAGGGTCTGGCGCAGATTTCCGATACCTCCGCGCTTAAAGCTACTGTAGCTGAGGTGCTCGCCGCTAATGAAAAAGCGGTCGGAGAGTACAAGGCTGGCAAGACCAATGTTCTGGGCTTCCTGGTCGGGCAGTGTATGCGCGCGACCAAGGGCAAGGGTAACCCCGAAATGCTTAAAGAAATGCTTGTTGAGCTGATAGGATAA